One Qiania dongpingensis genomic window carries:
- the nusA gene encoding transcription termination factor NusA, protein MKENKELKEALELLEKEKDISKETLLEAIENSLIQACKTHFGKADNVKAIIDRETCNFSVYAEREVVENVEDPALQITLEEAREIDPHLGIGDVARVEIKSKEFGRIATQNAKNVILQKIREEERKVLFNQYYGKEKEVVTGIVQRYLGRNVSINLGKVDAMLNENEQVKGETFMPTERIKVYILEVKDTTKGPRILVSRTHPELVKRLFESEVAEVKDGTVEIRSIAREAGSRTKMAVHSNDPNVDPVGACVGINGARVNAVVEELRGEKIDIINWSDNSALLIENALSPAKVICVVADDDEKTAQVIVPDYQLSLAIGKEGQNARLAARLTGFKIDIKSETQARESGLLEEIGYEEGMEGEFDNYEGFEYEDGYEEGYEEGDGGYYPEGTEPQE, encoded by the coding sequence ATGAAAGAAAACAAGGAATTGAAGGAAGCCCTTGAGCTTTTGGAAAAAGAGAAAGATATCAGCAAGGAAACTCTTTTAGAAGCCATCGAGAATTCTTTGATTCAGGCATGTAAGACCCATTTCGGGAAAGCGGATAATGTAAAGGCGATCATAGACAGAGAGACCTGCAACTTTTCCGTATACGCCGAACGGGAGGTGGTGGAAAACGTAGAAGACCCCGCTCTTCAGATCACTTTGGAGGAAGCGAGGGAGATCGATCCCCATCTTGGCATAGGAGACGTCGCACGGGTGGAGATCAAATCCAAGGAATTTGGACGTATCGCCACTCAGAACGCAAAGAACGTGATTCTGCAGAAAATCCGCGAAGAGGAGAGAAAGGTACTGTTCAATCAGTATTACGGAAAAGAAAAGGAAGTCGTGACCGGCATCGTCCAGCGGTATCTTGGGCGGAACGTCAGCATTAATCTGGGTAAAGTAGATGCAATGCTGAATGAAAATGAGCAGGTAAAGGGCGAGACTTTTATGCCGACAGAGAGAATCAAGGTATATATCCTGGAAGTGAAGGATACGACCAAGGGTCCCAGGATCCTGGTATCCAGGACACACCCGGAGCTGGTGAAGCGCCTGTTTGAATCGGAAGTGGCCGAAGTGAAAGACGGGACCGTGGAGATCAGGAGTATTGCCAGAGAAGCAGGTTCCAGGACAAAAATGGCGGTTCATTCCAACGATCCCAATGTGGATCCGGTCGGCGCCTGCGTTGGTATTAACGGCGCCAGGGTAAACGCCGTGGTGGAAGAGCTGCGCGGAGAGAAGATTGACATCATCAACTGGAGCGATAACTCAGCGCTCCTGATCGAGAACGCTCTGAGCCCCGCAAAGGTCATCTGCGTGGTGGCTGACGATGATGAGAAAACCGCACAGGTAATCGTGCCGGACTATCAGTTGTCCCTTGCGATTGGCAAGGAGGGCCAGAACGCAAGACTGGCCGCAAGGCTGACCGGCTTTAAGATAGATATTAAGAGCGAGACTCAGGCAAGAGAATCCGGACTCCTGGAGGAGATCGGATATGAAGAGGGGATGGAAGGTGAATTCGACAACTATGAAGGGTTCGAGTATGAAGACGGATACGAAGAGGGATATGAAGAAGGAGACGGCGGATACTATCCGGAAGGGACAGAGCCGCAGGAGTAA
- the truB gene encoding tRNA pseudouridine(55) synthase TruB: MDGLLNIYKERGFTSHDVVAKLRGILKQKKIGHTGTLDPDAEGVLPVCLGKGTKVCELLADKDKTYRAVLLLGMETDTQDVTGQVIARSSADVNEESVREAVLGFIGPYAQVPPMYSALKVGGKKLYEFARQGKEIERAARPVTIHEIAIEKMELPRVTLTVTCSKGTYIRTLCHDIGKKLGCGGCMESLIRVRVAGFRLEDALTLSQVELLRDEGALGEKLISIDSLFPEYPAYRAAEGTEKLLYNGNPLKLSELDREEEDRAGTDTGEETENKTEEKIRLYDRRGQFMGIYSFDEAIRRYRPVKLFFTVPDGVMEER, from the coding sequence ATGGATGGATTATTGAATATATATAAAGAGCGGGGCTTTACCTCCCACGATGTGGTGGCAAAGCTCCGTGGAATTTTAAAACAGAAAAAGATCGGTCATACAGGGACTCTCGATCCGGACGCGGAAGGCGTTCTGCCGGTCTGCCTGGGAAAAGGGACAAAAGTCTGTGAACTTTTGGCAGACAAGGATAAGACGTACCGGGCGGTGCTTCTGCTTGGAATGGAGACTGATACTCAGGATGTCACGGGACAGGTAATCGCCAGGTCTTCCGCAGATGTGAATGAGGAAAGTGTCCGGGAAGCGGTCCTGGGGTTTATCGGGCCGTATGCCCAGGTGCCTCCGATGTATTCTGCCCTGAAGGTCGGCGGAAAGAAGCTGTATGAGTTTGCCAGACAGGGAAAAGAAATAGAAAGAGCCGCGCGGCCGGTGACGATCCATGAGATCGCCATAGAAAAAATGGAACTTCCCCGGGTGACATTGACGGTTACTTGTTCGAAAGGGACTTATATCCGTACACTCTGCCATGATATCGGTAAGAAATTGGGATGCGGGGGCTGTATGGAGTCACTGATCCGAGTGAGGGTCGCCGGTTTTCGTTTGGAAGATGCGCTGACTCTTTCACAGGTAGAGCTTCTGCGTGATGAGGGAGCGCTGGGGGAGAAGCTGATCTCCATAGATTCTCTGTTCCCCGAGTATCCAGCTTACCGAGCGGCAGAAGGGACGGAGAAGCTTCTTTATAACGGAAATCCTTTGAAGCTGTCGGAGCTTGACAGAGAAGAAGAGGATAGAGCAGGAACAGATACCGGAGAGGAAACAGAGAATAAGACAGAAGAGAAGATTCGGCTGTATGACAGGCGCGGGCAGTTCATGGGGATTTATTCCTTTGACGAGGCTATTCGGCGGTACCGCCCTGTGAAGTTGTTTTTCACAGTTCCCGACGGAGTAATGGAGGAAAGATAA
- the rnpM gene encoding RNase P modulator RnpM — translation MSVKKKNPQRQCVGCGEMKNKKDMIRILKTAEGDIVLDATGKKNGRGAYLCFNRECLEKAVKGRGLERSFKMPVSAEVYDRLRKELEAIESK, via the coding sequence ATGAGCGTAAAAAAGAAAAACCCACAGAGACAATGCGTCGGCTGCGGCGAAATGAAGAATAAAAAGGATATGATCAGAATTCTTAAGACAGCAGAGGGGGATATCGTCCTGGATGCGACCGGGAAGAAGAACGGCCGGGGAGCTTATCTGTGTTTTAACAGGGAGTGCCTGGAAAAAGCCGTGAAAGGCAGAGGGCTGGAACGGTCCTTTAAGATGCCGGTATCCGCGGAAGTGTACGACAGACTGAGAAAGGAGCTGGAAGCCATTGAGAGCAAATAG
- a CDS encoding L7Ae/L30e/S12e/Gadd45 family ribosomal protein — MRANRVASLLGLAMKAGRLVSGEFLTEKAVKSMKATLVIVAEDASDNTKKMFTNMCTYYKVPLYFWGKKEDLGSAIGRELRASVALTDAGFRDAVVKQIESE, encoded by the coding sequence TTGAGAGCAAATAGGGTAGCATCCCTTTTAGGCCTGGCCATGAAGGCAGGCAGGCTGGTCAGCGGCGAGTTCCTGACAGAAAAGGCTGTCAAATCCATGAAAGCCACACTGGTGATCGTTGCAGAAGATGCGTCGGATAATACAAAGAAAATGTTCACGAATATGTGTACTTACTATAAAGTTCCTTTGTACTTTTGGGGTAAAAAAGAAGACCTGGGTTCTGCCATCGGCAGGGAGCTTCGGGCTTCCGTGGCGCTGACAGACGCAGGTTTCCGGGATGCTGTGGTAAAACAGATAGAGAGTGAGTAA
- a CDS encoding bifunctional riboflavin kinase/FAD synthetase — MELITGRTEISTDRPSAVTLGKFDGIHRGHQKLINELFLAREQGLQAVVFTFLRPPKNLVDGEAQPVLLTNREKRAHMEKLGVELMIEYPFTEEVHHMEPEYFVEKVLAEGLKAKKIITGPDFCFGYKRRGNVALLKELAPRHGYEVEVMEKAVAEDGQIISSTLIRRELLMGNVERANELLGYPYTVTGEVVHGNHLGRTFGMPTINQIPVEDKLLPPNGVYVSKVEIDGSVYQSVSNVGYKPTIAGKYPKGVETYIFGFDKDVYGRILDVQLFHYLRKEEKFSSVAALKAQLKRDAEDSLAFFEQRPGL, encoded by the coding sequence ATGGAACTGATCACCGGACGGACGGAGATTTCTACGGATCGGCCTTCTGCGGTTACCCTGGGGAAATTTGACGGCATTCACAGAGGGCATCAAAAGCTTATAAATGAATTGTTCCTGGCCAGGGAACAGGGGCTTCAGGCTGTGGTCTTTACATTCCTTCGCCCTCCGAAGAATCTTGTGGACGGCGAGGCACAGCCTGTGCTGCTCACAAACCGGGAAAAAAGGGCTCATATGGAAAAACTGGGCGTTGAACTTATGATAGAATATCCCTTTACTGAGGAAGTACACCATATGGAGCCGGAGTATTTTGTGGAAAAGGTATTGGCTGAGGGATTGAAGGCGAAAAAGATCATAACCGGACCGGACTTTTGCTTTGGATACAAAAGGCGGGGAAATGTGGCGCTTCTTAAGGAGCTTGCGCCCCGGCATGGATATGAAGTGGAAGTGATGGAAAAAGCAGTTGCGGAAGACGGACAGATCATCAGCAGCACGCTCATAAGAAGAGAGCTTTTGATGGGAAATGTGGAGCGGGCGAATGAGCTGCTGGGATATCCCTATACGGTAACGGGTGAAGTGGTGCACGGAAATCACCTGGGGAGGACCTTTGGCATGCCCACCATTAACCAGATTCCGGTGGAGGACAAGCTTCTTCCGCCCAACGGCGTATATGTGTCGAAGGTGGAAATAGACGGTTCGGTCTACCAAAGTGTGTCCAATGTGGGATATAAACCGACCATAGCCGGAAAATACCCGAAGGGTGTGGAAACCTATATTTTCGGTTTTGATAAAGACGTATATGGAAGGATCCTGGATGTCCAGCTGTTCCACTACCTTCGAAAAGAAGAAAAATTCAGTTCCGTGGCGGCGCTGAAGGCTCAGCTTAAACGAGACGCGGAGGACAGTCTTGCTTTTTTTGAACAGCGGCCGGGATTGTAA
- a CDS encoding DHH family phosphoesterase: MEQLKEILTEVNNVAVIGHVRPDGDCVGSCLGLRNYLELSAPELQVQVYLEPFPEAFSFLKGADTVSHDTADGNVYDLCIVLDASDKERLGGFAGYFDHAGKTVCIDHHVTNTGFAGLMHVRPECSATSEALYMLMDDAYVDRQVAECLYMGIVHDTGVFKHSNTTRATMEIAGRLIEKGIPFSEIIDRTFYEKTYKQNQILGRALTESVLFMDGTCIYSAVRQKDLDFYQVDTKELDGIIDQLRITKGVECAVFLYETAPQEFKVSMRSNNVVDVSRIAAFFGGGGHVRAAGCTMTGSVYDVLNNLSERIEMQLMDAGLR; the protein is encoded by the coding sequence ATGGAACAGCTTAAGGAGATCTTGACCGAAGTGAATAATGTTGCTGTCATCGGGCACGTAAGGCCGGACGGAGACTGTGTCGGCTCCTGCCTGGGACTCCGGAACTATCTGGAGCTGTCGGCGCCGGAGCTTCAGGTCCAGGTGTACCTGGAACCTTTTCCGGAGGCATTCAGCTTTTTAAAAGGAGCGGATACTGTAAGTCATGACACAGCCGACGGAAATGTATACGATCTTTGTATTGTGCTGGATGCCAGTGACAAAGAACGGTTGGGAGGTTTCGCGGGTTATTTTGACCATGCGGGGAAAACAGTCTGCATTGATCATCATGTGACGAATACCGGTTTTGCCGGACTCATGCATGTGCGTCCGGAATGTAGCGCGACCAGTGAAGCTCTCTATATGCTGATGGATGACGCTTATGTGGACAGACAAGTGGCAGAATGCCTTTATATGGGCATCGTTCACGATACCGGGGTGTTCAAGCACTCCAATACTACAAGAGCTACTATGGAGATTGCAGGACGGCTCATTGAGAAAGGAATTCCATTCTCCGAGATCATAGACAGGACTTTTTATGAGAAGACTTATAAACAGAATCAGATTTTAGGCAGGGCTTTGACAGAAAGTGTGCTGTTTATGGACGGAACCTGTATTTATTCGGCGGTGCGCCAGAAGGACCTGGATTTTTATCAGGTGGATACTAAGGAACTGGACGGAATCATCGACCAGCTGAGAATTACCAAAGGTGTGGAATGTGCTGTCTTTTTATATGAAACGGCACCGCAGGAATTCAAGGTCAGCATGCGTTCGAACAACGTAGTAGATGTGAGCCGGATTGCCGCGTTTTTCGGCGGCGGCGGCCATGTGAGGGCGGCCGGATGCACGATGACAGGCTCTGTATATGATGTGTTAAATAACCTTTCAGAGCGTATAGAGATGCAGCTTATGGACGCCGGCCTGAGATAG
- the rpsO gene encoding 30S ribosomal protein S15, whose translation MISKEKKAEIIEAYGRKPGDTGSPEVQIAILTERITELTEHLKVNQKDHHSRRGLLKMVGQRRGLLDYLKRSDIEAYRNLIVRLGIRK comes from the coding sequence ATGATTTCTAAGGAAAAGAAAGCAGAGATTATTGAAGCTTATGGAAGGAAACCCGGCGATACCGGTTCACCGGAGGTTCAGATCGCGATCTTAACAGAGCGTATCACAGAGCTGACTGAACATCTCAAAGTAAATCAGAAGGATCATCATTCCAGACGCGGTCTTTTGAAAATGGTAGGTCAGAGACGCGGCCTTCTGGATTATCTGAAGAGAAGTGACATCGAGGCATATCGTAATTTGATCGTTCGTTTGGGAATCAGAAAATAA
- the infB gene encoding translation initiation factor IF-2 produces the protein MAKMRVHELAKEIDKNNKDILDVLQANGVNVQSPLSVIDEAQADMVRRAYSPKPEPQEEPKAETEAAPKKRITAVFRSQNSSQAGRSRTGARPAGPGTRRPGQTGRPAASGQPVRQSTRPVGPKPSIKPAASAASAPQKPEGTGRPAPQTDVQKPQMRAQAVTPASAEGRQTAPASRGENRRPDQQRTARPAGERSFSDNRERRPQGDRPYDANRRPSGDRNGSRPTGDRTGGNRQGQQRPYDPNRRPAGDRNGSRPAGGERSGDRPGQFNRDNRRPGQKPGDNRRSGGFSVPAPQLDSSQKNSGKQKQKQGNRAGNKYDKKQVDDFELKSGKRGGKASVKSLAKVPDQKTEPVVEVVKTIVLPEILTIKELAEKMKLQPSVIVKKLFLQGKVVTINQEIDYDTAEEIAMEFDVLCEKEIKIDVIEELLKDTEDPADSMIPRSPVVCVMGHVDHGKTSLLDAIRETNVIAREAGGITQHIGASVVEISGQKITFLDTPGHEAFTAMRMRGAQATDIAILVVAADDGVMPQTVEAINHAKAAGVEIIVAINKIDKPSANIDRVKQELSEYELVPEDWGGSTIFAPVSAHTKEGIENLLEMILLTAEVKELKANPSRCARGLVIEAELDKGKGPVATILVQKGTLHVGDAIAAGSCYGKVRAMMDDKGRRVKEAGPSTPVEILGLNDVPSAGEIFVAPESEKEARSFAETFISEGREKLLDDTKAKLSLDDLFSQIKAGNVKELGIIIKADVQGSVEAVKQSLVKLSNEEVVVKVIHGGVGAINESDVSLASASNAIIIGFNVRPDATAKSIAEREKVDVRLYKVIYQAIEDVEAAMKGMLDPVFEEQVIGHAVVRQTFKASGVGTIAGGYVMDGKFQRNCSVRISREGEQIFEGPLASLKRFKDDVKEVAKGFECGLVFEGFNDIKEDDMVEAYIMVEVPR, from the coding sequence ATGGCAAAAATGAGAGTCCATGAATTAGCGAAGGAAATAGATAAAAATAATAAGGATATACTGGACGTACTTCAGGCGAACGGGGTAAACGTCCAGAGTCCTCTGAGCGTGATCGATGAAGCGCAGGCCGACATGGTCAGAAGGGCGTATTCACCGAAACCGGAGCCTCAGGAGGAACCCAAGGCAGAAACGGAAGCGGCACCGAAGAAGCGGATTACCGCAGTATTCCGTTCACAGAATAGTTCTCAGGCCGGAAGAAGCCGTACCGGAGCCAGACCGGCAGGACCCGGAACGAGACGTCCCGGCCAGACCGGGCGTCCGGCGGCTTCCGGTCAGCCGGTGAGACAGTCCACAAGGCCTGTCGGACCTAAGCCATCCATAAAACCGGCAGCTTCTGCGGCGTCTGCTCCACAGAAACCGGAAGGAACAGGAAGGCCGGCGCCTCAAACCGACGTACAGAAGCCGCAGATGAGAGCCCAGGCAGTGACGCCTGCCTCTGCGGAAGGCCGCCAGACAGCGCCTGCTTCGCGCGGAGAGAACCGCCGCCCGGATCAGCAGAGGACTGCCCGTCCCGCTGGAGAACGGAGCTTTTCGGATAACAGGGAACGCCGTCCGCAGGGAGACCGTCCGTATGACGCGAACAGAAGGCCGTCAGGAGATCGGAACGGGAGCAGGCCGACCGGCGACAGGACCGGCGGAAACCGCCAGGGCCAGCAGCGTCCCTACGATCCTAACAGGAGACCGGCTGGAGACCGGAATGGCAGCAGGCCTGCCGGCGGGGAAAGAAGCGGAGACCGTCCGGGCCAGTTTAACAGAGATAACAGAAGGCCCGGGCAGAAGCCGGGAGATAACAGGAGAAGCGGCGGATTTTCCGTTCCCGCTCCCCAGCTGGACAGCAGCCAGAAGAATTCAGGCAAGCAAAAGCAAAAGCAAGGGAACAGAGCCGGTAATAAGTACGACAAGAAGCAGGTGGACGATTTTGAGCTTAAGTCCGGGAAGCGCGGAGGAAAGGCATCTGTCAAGTCTCTGGCTAAAGTGCCTGACCAGAAGACAGAGCCGGTAGTAGAAGTAGTAAAGACCATCGTTCTTCCTGAGATCCTGACGATTAAGGAGCTGGCGGAAAAGATGAAGCTGCAGCCTTCCGTCATCGTTAAAAAGCTGTTCCTGCAGGGAAAAGTAGTTACGATCAATCAGGAGATCGATTATGATACGGCAGAAGAGATTGCCATGGAGTTTGATGTCCTTTGTGAAAAGGAGATCAAGATTGATGTCATAGAAGAGCTTTTAAAGGATACAGAAGATCCCGCGGACAGTATGATTCCGAGATCTCCGGTAGTGTGTGTAATGGGCCATGTAGACCACGGCAAGACTTCTCTGCTGGACGCGATTCGGGAGACGAATGTCATCGCCAGAGAGGCAGGCGGGATTACACAGCATATTGGTGCGTCGGTAGTGGAAATCTCTGGACAGAAGATAACGTTCTTAGATACGCCCGGCCATGAGGCGTTCACTGCCATGAGAATGAGAGGCGCGCAGGCCACGGACATCGCAATCCTGGTGGTTGCGGCGGATGACGGTGTCATGCCCCAGACGGTAGAGGCCATCAATCATGCAAAGGCGGCAGGCGTGGAGATCATCGTGGCCATTAACAAGATTGACAAACCCAGCGCCAACATCGACCGGGTGAAGCAGGAGTTGTCGGAGTATGAGCTGGTCCCGGAGGATTGGGGCGGAAGTACCATATTTGCGCCCGTATCGGCCCATACGAAAGAGGGGATTGAAAACCTGCTTGAGATGATTCTTCTGACAGCAGAAGTGAAAGAGCTGAAAGCCAATCCCAGCCGCTGTGCGAGAGGCCTTGTTATTGAGGCAGAGCTGGATAAAGGAAAAGGCCCGGTGGCTACGATCCTGGTTCAGAAGGGAACGCTCCATGTGGGAGATGCCATTGCGGCCGGTTCCTGCTACGGCAAAGTGAGGGCCATGATGGATGATAAGGGACGCCGAGTGAAAGAGGCAGGCCCTTCTACTCCGGTAGAGATTCTGGGCTTGAACGACGTACCCAGCGCCGGGGAGATATTTGTGGCGCCGGAGTCAGAAAAGGAAGCAAGGAGTTTTGCGGAAACCTTCATTTCAGAGGGAAGAGAAAAGCTCCTGGATGATACAAAAGCAAAGCTGTCTCTGGATGACCTGTTCAGCCAGATCAAGGCGGGCAATGTAAAAGAACTGGGCATTATCATCAAAGCAGATGTCCAGGGCTCCGTGGAAGCGGTGAAGCAGAGCCTTGTGAAACTTTCCAATGAAGAAGTGGTCGTGAAGGTCATTCACGGCGGTGTGGGGGCCATCAATGAGTCCGACGTGTCTTTGGCGTCTGCCTCCAACGCGATCATCATCGGCTTTAATGTACGCCCGGATGCGACGGCCAAGTCTATCGCGGAAAGAGAAAAGGTAGATGTACGCCTTTATAAGGTGATCTATCAGGCAATCGAGGATGTGGAAGCAGCCATGAAGGGGATGCTCGATCCTGTCTTTGAGGAGCAGGTCATCGGCCATGCCGTTGTACGCCAGACCTTCAAGGCATCAGGAGTTGGGACGATCGCAGGCGGATATGTCATGGATGGCAAGTTCCAGAGGAACTGCAGTGTGAGGATCAGCCGCGAAGGAGAGCAGATCTTCGAAGGCCCCCTTGCATCCCTGAAGCGGTTCAAGGACGACGTGAAGGAAGTGGCCAAAGGATTTGAATGCGGACTCGTATTCGAGGGATTCAATGACATCAAGGAGGACGACATGGTGGAGGCCTACATCATGGTGGAGGTCCCCAGATAG
- the rbfA gene encoding 30S ribosome-binding factor RbfA, whose product MRKNSIKNIRVNSEVQRELSNIIRTEVKDPRIHPMTSVVAVEVAPDLKYCKAYISVLGDEEAAKETIQGLKNAVGYIRRALAKSVNLRNTPEITFILDQSIEYGVHMSKLIDDVMGGSTEPEERSEEEERQD is encoded by the coding sequence ATGCGTAAAAACAGCATTAAGAATATCCGTGTCAACAGTGAAGTGCAGAGAGAACTGAGCAATATCATCAGGACTGAGGTAAAAGACCCCAGGATCCACCCTATGACGTCCGTCGTAGCGGTGGAGGTGGCGCCTGACCTCAAGTACTGTAAGGCTTATATCAGCGTCCTGGGGGACGAAGAGGCGGCAAAGGAGACAATCCAGGGCCTGAAAAACGCAGTCGGCTATATCAGAAGGGCCCTGGCGAAATCTGTAAATCTCAGAAACACGCCGGAGATCACCTTCATTCTGGATCAGTCCATTGAATACGGCGTTCACATGTCGAAGCTGATCGATGACGTTATGGGCGGCAGTACAGAGCCCGAAGAAAGATCTGAGGAAGAGGAACGGCAGGATTGA